The Engystomops pustulosus chromosome 4, aEngPut4.maternal, whole genome shotgun sequence genome contains a region encoding:
- the LOC140128564 gene encoding uncharacterized protein, whose product MDLVLVILERFFGQLTTRKERREEEEASNIRMEKEEDKNIPEEKVMDTEDEDNSMEEEEMMWWWRVDEDSPMRITITKKEKPSEADTGCEAEPSADPDPPQPKVPARRGRPPWVSSTLIDTTATKSTHAGTKISPLLPGSGRCKQTLPSPYASSIRPATARTRSRAPHHSADRKPPQPLADKSLPAQLARRKQITTCEPLATATTGAQASNGRRVLHPGSDRHSQKPSAASSRTVVTHVHHRALPPAPRSRGAQVPHNSSIISKKPVEEDSHKDLEIKMEEPPKAEEDVEKSFQQVEEAVTIKEEEDQKAEGTNNEKEEEHQEVEEAVVEQDHQHVEKEVDEKELNGVTIIEVKEVEHLEEEEKEKEDPEVEEVVAEGDSKFTEHQEVIEQNAAVEEDEEKHLKEIPRRPLGLEVKVAWPSVETVLPRHRWWRPKCLSKSSERKTNIRDGQKPSRFLRFLRLCCCCCANAAE is encoded by the exons ATGG ATTTGGTGCTGGTGATTTTGGAGAGATTTTTTG GACAACTGACTACgaggaaagagaggagagaggaggaggaggcgagtAACATCAGGATGGAGAAGGAGGAAGATAAGAACATCCCGGAGGAGAAGGTGATGGACACCGAGGATGAAGATaacagcatggaggaggaggagatgat GTGGTGGTGGAGAGTAGATGAAGACTCCCCTATGAG GATAACAATCACAAAGAAAGAGAAACCTTCTGAGGCTGATACTGG ATGCGAGGCCGAGCCCTCAGCAGACCCTGATCCCCCCCAACCAAAGGTGCCAGCGCGGCGAGGCAGGCCCCCATGGGTATCCTCTACCCTAATTGACACCACTGCTACTAAAAGTACTCATGCAGGTACCAAGATCAGTCCTCTGCTCCCAGGATCAGGCCGCTGCAAACAGACACTTCCTTCACCCTATGCCAGCTCCATCAGGCCAGCGACTGCCCGCACCCGCAGCAGGGCACCTCACCACTCAGCAGACCGTAAACCGCCCCAGCCCCTAGCTGATAAATCACTGCCAGCACAGCTAGCTAGGCGAAAGCAGATAACCACCTGCGAACCTCTCGCTACTGCCACCACGGGTGCTCAAGCCAGCAATGGGAGAAGGGTGCTCCACCCAGGATCAGACCGTCACTCCCAGAAACCTTCCGCTGCCTCCAGCAGGACAGTGGTCACACATGTCCACCACAGGGCGCTACCACCTGCGCCCAGATCACGTGGCGCACAAGTCCCACATAATTCCTCCATAATTTCTAAAAAACCTGTGGAAGAAGATTCACACAAGGATTTAGAGATTAAGATGGAGGAACCTCCGAAAGCAGAGGAGGATGTGGAGAAGAGCTTTCAGCAAGTGGAGGAGGCAGTTACCATAAAGGAGGAAGAAGATCAGAAAGCAGAGGGGACAAATAACGAAAAAGAGGAAGAACATCAGGAAGTGGAGGAGGCGGTGGTGGAGCAGGATCATCAACATGTGGAGAAGGAGGTGGATGAGAAAGAACTCAATGGGGTCACGATAATTGAGGTGAAGGAGGTTGAACacctggaagaggaggagaaggaaaaaGAAGATCCGGAGGTGGAGGAAGTGGTGGCGGAGGGAGATTCGAAATTTACAGAACATCAGGAAGTAATAGAACAGAATGCAGCGGTGGAGGAGGACGAAGAGAAACATCTGAAAGAAATACCAAGAAG ACCTTTAGGACTGGAGGTGAAGGTGGCCTGGCCAAGCGTAGAGACTGTCCT GCCCAGGCACAGGTGGTGGAGGCCCAAATGTCTCAGCAAGAGCAGCGAGAGAAAGAC GAACATCAGAGATGGTCAGAAACCTTCAAG GTTCCTCAGGTTCCTCAgactgtgctgctgctgttgtgcaAATGCTGCAGAGTAG